The genomic stretch GCTTGGCAATAGCAGGTCCAGACTGAGGCACTCTTTGCAATAAACCCTGAACGATTTCAGCGGCCTCGACTTTACTCACATCACCAACAATGCTGACGATCATCCGATCGCCCCGATAAAACTGCTTATGAAACTGCTGCAAGTCAGTTGCGCTGATATTGGCAATACTTCGCACCGTTGGTGAATTAGCCAAGGGATAGTCACCATAAACCAATTTTCTAAAACGACGATCTAATACTGACTCCGGCTTTGTCTCCGACTCTAACAATGCAGTAGTCATTCTTTGCTTCTCACGGGCTAAGATTCTGGCATCGTAAGTAGGGGCACTCAACATGGCTGATGCCAATTGAACGGCGCGATCACGCAAATCTTTACGACTTAAAGTCCGAATGCGCATGATGGCACGCTCACCGCTGACAGATATACCAAGGTTTGCACCTAAATCAGCAATCTCATCAGCAATCTGCGCCTCATTCAACAAACCCTTCTCTGACTTGGCACCATAGTTCATCAACTGCCCAACCACAGTAGCTAAGCCACTCTTGGCTGATGGATCATAACGATCGCCTGCATCAATACTGATTTCAATATCGACCATCGGTAGCGATTTGGTTTGAACTAGATAAGCCTGTGCGCCCTTGAATGAGTCTAACTTTTCAATCGGCAATATTGCATGGGCAGAGGTGCTGACTACTGCTATCAGTGCGAATGTAAGACAAGCCTGCTTGATTAATTTATTTAGCAGCATGATTACCCCCTTGCTTGCTCTCAGCGGACTGACGTCCCTGTGGATCTAGCACTGCAATGGTCAGACCCTCATCTACCAAATATTTTTTTGCAACGGCTTGAACTTGTGTAGGAGTGATTTTTTGCATCTTATCCAACATCACATCAATATCCCTCCATGAGAATCCCGCCATCTCTGTGCTGCCAATTTCCATTGCCTGACCAAAGATCGAGTCGCGCTTATAAATCTGATCAGACAGAATGCGTACCTTAATGCGCTTGAGCTCTGACTCTAGAATTCCTTTATCGACAATTTCTTTCAGAGCCTTCCGAATACTGCTCTCAGCCTGCCCCACTGTTTTTCCTTTAGCCATGCTGGTGCTAATTACAAAAAGTTCTGGGCCTCTTGAGACCATGTCGTAACCGACACTCACATCATTGACTACACGTTCCTGCTTTACCAGTGCGCGATTGAGGCGTGCATTGTCATAACCGTCAAGTACTGCAGCCAACAATTCCAGTGCATAAGGCTCGTCATCATCTAACTTTCCTACTTGTAACTTGGGCGCCTTCCAGGCCATTGCCAGCTGTGCGCTATCTGCGGGTGCCTTAACCTGAACTCGCTTAATTCCTTTTTGTGGAGGTTCAATCTGGGGCTTGCGATCTGGCAACTCTCTTGCAGAAGCAGCTCCATAATATTTTTCTGCTGCTTGCAAAATGACTTTAGGATCAACATCACCAGCAATCACTACTGTTGCATTATTCGGTTTATACCAACTACGATACCAATCACGTGCATCAGCGGCTTTCATATTCACCAGGTCATTCATCCAGCCAACTACTGGATGACGATAAGGCGAGCTCATGAATGCAGTAGCCATCAGTGATTCATATAGCAAGCTGGTGGGATTATCTTCAGTACGCAAACGACGCTCTTCCATCACCACCTGAATTTCTTTTAAAAACTCTGCATCATCAAAATTGAGATTGGACATGCGATCCGCTTCCAGTTTCATCACTTCATCTAACTTAGACTTTTCAACTTGCTGGAAATACGCTGTGTAATCTCGAGAAGTAAAAGCATTTTCACGACCGCCCATCGCCGCAACTAAACGAGAGAACTCGCCCGATTTCACTTTGTCAGTTCCCTTAAACATCATGTGCTCAAGAACATGGGCCACCCCAGTTTTGCCGTTAACCTCATCCATTGAACCGGCGCGGTACCAAACCATATGTGCGACCGTTGGTGCTCGATGATCCTCGCGCACAATCAACTTCAGCCCATTGGCAAGGACAAACTCATGGGTATTTGATGGGGCGGCCTCAGGAGCTCCCCAAGCAGCTGAGCAAGAGATCAGTAAAAAGAAGGAAAAACGCAATAAAGTGGAGCGCATCTGTAAGATCACCTATCCCAAGAATTTAATTGATAAGATGCAAGAATTAAATTGTATCGATTATGTTCGGCTTACGTAAAACCCTCGGATCCCTATTCAAATCGAATCAGACTGACGAAGCCTGGTTTGATGCCCTAGAAGAATCTCTCATTTTGAGTGATGTAGGCCTACCTACGACCGAACAACTGATTAGCAAACTTCGCAAGGCTGCCAAATCAGAAAATGCCAGTAGTCCAGAAGACCTAAAGCAACTACTGATTCAAGAGGTGGCGAGTCTCCTAAAGCCTTTGGAGCCAAGCCCTAACCCTTTATTTGTTCATGAACAAAAGACCACTCCGGAAATATGGCTAGTAATTGGCGTCAATGGTGCTGGTAAGACCACCACCATCGGCAAAATCTGCAAACTCTTTCAGTCACAAGGCAAGTCCGTCTTACTGGCAGCAGGCGATACTTTCCGAGCGGCTGCACGCAATCAGCTCCTGGAATGGGGTGGGCGCAACCAAGTCGACGTCATCATGCAAGAAAGTGGTGATGCTGCAGCCGTAGCGCATGACGCGATTCATGCTGCAGTATCTCGTAAGAGCGACATTTTGATTATTGATACCGCGGGTAGATTAGCCACTCAAGACCATCTCATGGAAGAATTGAAGAAGGTTAAAAGAGTCATTGGCAAGGCCCTTCCTGGGGCCCCTCACCAGACTTTGCTCGTTCTTGATGGCAATACCGGTCAAAATGGTTTAAGCCAAGTAAAGGCCTTTCATGCTGCTTTAGGCCTATCAGCCTTAATCGTGACAAAGTTAGATGGCACCGCTAAAGGTGGAGTGATCTGTGCGCTTGCTCACACCCTCAAAGATGGGTCAAAACCAGCGGTTTTAGCCCTAGGCAAAGGTGAGGGAATTAACGATTTAGCCCCTTTCACTGCCGCACAATATTCTTCTGAATTATTCAATTAAATCATAGACTTATAGAAGTAAAAAACCATTAGCACTCTATTGACAAGAGTGCTAAAATAGAACTCTATTAATACCTAAAATATATAAAAAGAAAATGGTTCAAAAGAAAACATACAATCCGCAATTGCAGGCAAGGCAAACACTGCCGGCAGCGCAGACTGCCGCGGCTTCGCTTGCCTTTCCGATGCTGCCTTCCCTTGGGGTTGGCACACTCGACTCTTATATCTCGTACGTAAATCGCGTACCCATGCTCAGTGCTGCAGAGGAGCTTCACCTCGCGCAAGAATTTCGTCGTACTGAAAATGTAGACGCTGCAAAAACTTTGGTTCTCTCACACCTTCGCTTGGTGGTATCTGTTGCTCGTCAGTATTTAGGTTATGGCATTCCGCATGCTGACCTCATTCAAGAGGGCAATATTGGTTTAATGAAGGCCGTCAAGCGCTACGACCCAAACCAAGGCGCACGCCTAGTCTCTTACGCAATCCATTGGATTAAGGCTGAGATTCATGAGTACATTCTCAAGAATTGGCGTTTAGTGAAAGTAGCTACAACCAAAGCGCAACGTAAGTTGTTCTTTAATTTACGCAGCAATAAGCCCACTTTGGCTGCGCTAACTCCAAGTGAAGTTGAGGCATTGGCTAAGGCTCTGGACGTCAAAGGTTCTGACGTTAAAGAAATGGAAATGCGTCTGGCTGGTGGCGATGTTGCCTTAGAAGGTGATGACAGCGATGACGAATCAGCCTACGCACCAATTCAATGGTTGGCAGACAATAGTCAAGAGCCTACCGAGATGATGGCGGCGGCTGAAACCGATGCATTGCATGGCCCACAACTTGATCAAGCCCTCATGGCTTTAGATGAGCGTAGTCGCAACATTGTGCAATCCCGTTGGCTGGCAATGGATGCGGATGGTAATGGCACAAAGACATTGCATGATCTCGCCAGTGAATACGGCATCTCTGCAGAGCGTGTGCGTCAGATTGAGACTGCTGCTCTCAAAAAGATGCGTAGCCTCTTGCAAGCTGAGACTGCTTAAGCATTCTTACCTCTCTAAAGTTTTACTTCAGTAGCTCTTTCAAGTCTTGCGCTAAGGTATCAGCACCTTGCGCATGCTTGATGTACAGGCGTAAATGCCCTTCTGGATCGAATGCATAACTACCTGCCATGTGATCCATGGTGTATGAGCCAGGACTCGTACCGGGTACCTTCTTATAGTAAATCTTGAAGTCCTTGGTCACTTTTTCTAAAGCCGCCTCGTCTGCTGGACGCAGGCCTAAGAAACGAGAATCAAACGCTGGTACATATTGCTTCAAAATATTGGCGCTATCTCGCTCGGGATCAACGGTGACAAATAGCACTTGAACCTTATCGGCCTGGGGCCCTAAGAGAGTCATCACTTGCTGCATCTCCGTTAGAGTCGTAGGACAAATATCTGGACACTGCGTATAACCAAAGAACATCACAACTGCTTTACCTTTGAAGTCAGCTAGCGTTCGCACTTTGCCATCAGGGTCAAGTAGACTAAAGTCAGTACCGAATGCCTTGCCGCCAGTGATGTCAACATTTTTAAAGCTCTGCTTGGGACTGCAGGCTAGCAAAGCCAATCCAATGATTGACAACATCAGGCTGCGTACAAGAAGACTTGAAAGTGTTGATAAATTCATATTCAACTCAAATGAAATAGTGGTCAATTAATAGTGCTGCGAATAGCAAAGATAAATAGGTAATCGAAAAGCGGAAAGTTTTCTTTGCAAGTGCATCGCTATAAGAAACAAACAAGGCAATCACATAGGCAAGGAATATTAAGCCCAATATAATTGCGGAAATTAAATACACCAGCCCACTCATGCCGTAAATGTAAGGCAACAAAGTGGCAGCGATCAATATTAAGGTGTAGAGCAAGATATTGAGGAGCGTGAAGCGCTCACCATGAGTGACTGGCAGCATTGGTAAACCACTTTGCACATAGTCATCCCGACGATATAAAGCAAGCGCCCAAAAGTGCGGGGGTGTCCACACAAAAATAATGAGAACCAAGAGCCAAGCCTCAGCAGATAAGCCATTCGTCACGGCAGCCCAACCTAAGGCTGGCGGCATGGCGCCAGAGAGTCCGCCAATCACAATATTCTGTGGTGTAGCAGGCTTGAGTAACCAGGTATAAATTACGGCATAACCTACAAAAGTTGCCACTGTAAGCCACATCGTTAATGGATTGCAGAAGTTCCATAAGATGATCATTCCCAGGCTACCAAGAATGATCGAGAAAACAGTAATGTGAAAAGGAGTTACTTCACCAGTTGCAGATGGCCTCCAAGAGGTACGCTTCATCTTGGCATCAACGGCTTGCTCAATTAAACAATTCATTGCAAAAGCTGCACCCGCCAACAACCAAATACCCAAAATACCACCAATCAATACTGGGTAAGGAACCATACCAGGGGTAGCCAGGAACATTCCGATTACTGCACAGAAAACAGCCAGCAGAGTAACGCGGGGCTTAGTGAGCACCCAGTATTGACGCCAACGCGGCATCGCTTCAGTAGCGGAGGAAGTGGGACTACTCATAATGATTTAACCATCTTAATATGAATGGGGGCGCTCCACGAAGACCACTGAGTCAGGCGAACCAAACAGAACACCAGCGCAGCAGAGCCCGCGGTATGCATTAAAGCGGCAAGCAAGGGCCATTGGAAGACCACATTGGAAATACCTGTTAGCGCCTGAAGAATTAATAAGCCGAGCAAAAACTTCGCAATCTTTCCCATTTTTGGCAATGCTGGATTACTTAACTTGAGAGCGCTGACCCCGAGAAGACTTAAAGCTGCAATGGCAACCACAGCAAACAGGCGATGCGCCCAGTGAATCGTTTGCAAAGCGACAGGAGAAATAGATTCACCCTGTGCATTCAGGCCTAACTGACGCCATAGAGTGAAGCCCTCTTGCCAATCAGTTTCAGGCATAAAAGTACCCAGGCAAGTAGGGAAATCAGGGCAAGCCAGTACAGCATAATTTGTACTTACCCACGCGCCCAAAAAGATTTGAATAGATAAGATGACCGAGGCAAATAAAAGCAACTTCGCTGAAAGTGGCTTGATCTGGGAGTGAGCTACTGAGGAATTTCCCTCTTCAAACTCTTGCTGCGCATACGCTGTTAAACAAGCAAGTAAAACTAAAGCCAACATTAAGTGGATAGTCACAATGATGGGTTGCAATTTGAGTGTCACCGTCCAAGCACCAAATGCACCCTGAATACATACCAAAATCAGTAAAGCGAGACTACCCAATAAAGGCTGCTTGCCCAAGCTTTTTAACTTGCTCCAAGCTACCCCCACCTGAATCAAAATTAATGCACCAACCGTCATTGCTAAGTAGCGATGGATCATTTCAATCCAAGCCTTGATAACGGTTACAGGTCCTGTGGGCATATTAGCCTCAGCCAATTGGATCTCGCCAATCGCATGCCATGGATTTGATGTGCCATAGCACCCAGGCCAATCAGGACAACCTAAGCCAGAATCCGTTAGACGAGTAAAGGCGCCAAATACAATCAAGTCAAAAGTCATGAAGACTAAAACCCAATTGAGTTTTTGAAAAAAGTTATAGCCTGGTCTAGTCCAGAGATAAACCAAAGGTAGGCCTGCAAAGACAATTGCAATAGCAGCTAACTCAGCGAGCAATAACAAACCACTCATTGCAATATTTCACCCTTACGATTGAGACGTAAAAGTTTTTCCAGATCTTTTTTGATGCTTCCAAATTCTTTTGGAGAATTTGTCACCGGAAATATCATCATCTTGGCTGGGCTCGGGTCAATCAACTGAATTTTCTGACCAGCGCCGTCACGATTCAGCCATGCATCAAACTCTGCCTTTAACTGAGTATCTGCCGGCAAACTCAAAATCTGAAAACCTGCCGTCTTTTGATCGTAGGCTAACAATACTTCAGGATCAACTGGCTTGCCATCGGTATTGACCCAAACTAACTGAACGCGGCCACTCTCACGACCAACTGCAATGCGTAACTGACGCATTAAAAATAAAGCCTCAAGACAAGATTCGTTCTTAATGGTGCATTCACCAGCTGGCCTTGCAACGAGTAATGTCCACTTGCCATTAAACGGAATATCAAACCAAGCAGGATTCATATCTTGCACTGGCTGAACAAGAGTTCCAAAGTTAGTTTTTCCACCCTCTGGCTTAAATACGTAATACGCCAAATAGGAGGCGATGACAGGTGCTGCACAAGCTAGCAATAGAAATAACATCTGCAGCCGGCCACGGCGGGTCTGCGCATTAATTGCGGAAGAATCCATTTGCGAAGCTGGGATCAATAATTCTTTATCACTCACACTCTATCTCCATTTACCGCTAGCTCTCGCCGGTATTTCATAAGCCCATTGATGAGCCAAAATAAAAATCCAGCCAATGCTAATGCAAACCACTGAAAGGCATAAGCATAATGGCGATCGACTCCATTTGTTGGAGAGGGCCAATTTCTGACTAAACCATCCTCTTTCGAAGAACCAGACTCTCGAACGATGAAAGGTAGCTGCTTCCATTCATGGCTTTGAGCTTCTAATGCCAAATCAAAGTTTTGCTCAATTCGAGGCCTAGCTTTGGGATCCCCTTTTTGACCTAATTCATAAACTCTTCCCGGGTGAGGGAATGCAACACCCTCAATAGTCACAATCTCATCGGCTGTCTTGACTGGGGGGAGCTCAATACGATTTTGATTGTTACGAGGCGCCCATCCTCGATTAACCCAAAGAACTGCTTCTTGGCCTTCCAACTTCAAAGGCATCATCACATAAAAGCCAGATTGCCCAGAAGCACCAGATCCACCCTCTGGGATAGGACGAGGACGGTTATCTAACCAAACTACCTCATCCTGCACAAACCTTCCCCGAGCAAGAATACGGCGCTCTGAAGCCTGTTCTAAGGTCAAATTATCGGCATTGACATTCAGTACAGGCATTTGCAATTTGGCAGAAAGCGATTCACCTAAGCGGATTTTTTGTTCCGCCCGATTTAACTGCCATATGCCTGCTCCACAGCCCACTAAAATCACTAGAAGGGCTGATAAAGTAGCGACTATACGACTAGTAATTAAGCTAGAAAACATATTCACGGGGGTATTTTGAGATGAAATGGATTATTCCAGTTGCACTGCTAATGATTGTAGGAAGCTTGGGCTCTGCTCTCTACTTCATGATGAAAGACAAAGGTGGGAGCTCAAGAATGGTTCAGTCTCTCATGCTGCGTATTGGACTTTCAATAGTACTCTTCTTGGGAATTTTGATTGCCCACTACTTTGGATACATCGAGGCTAGTGGCGTTCGGGTGGGCACAAACTAAATCCACTCCCTAAGCTAGCAAGCATCTAAAGCAAATCGGGGCTTAATGCCCCGATTTTTTATTTCCTTACATCCAGTAAACAGCGATGTACAGACCAAGCCAGACAACGTCAACGAAGTGCCAGTACCAAGCAGCCCCTTCAAACGCAAAATGATTTTCAGCTGTGAAGTCACCACGAATCATTCGACGCAACACAATAGCCAACATTAAGCCACCCAGGAATACGTGGAATCCATGAAAGCCGGTCAACATGAAGAATGTTGAGCCATAAATGCCTGAAGTTAACTTCAGATTCAAGGCATGGTAAGCATGGTAGTACTCATAAATCTGGAAGCCTAAGAAAACAACGCCCAAGGCAACAGTTGCAGCCAAGCCATTGATGGCTTGCTTCATATGACTTTCACGAATCGCATGATGTGCGTAAGTCACAGTCACACCAGAAGACAAGAGCAGCAAGGTATTGATAGTAGGGATTGGCCACGGACCCATAGTCGTGAACTTCTCAACCAATCCTGCAGGGCCATCATTAGGCCAAACCGCTGTGAAATCAGGCCAGAGTAATTTACTTTCAACATCACCCATCCAAGGCATCGCAATATTGCGCGCATAGAACAAAGCCGCAAAGAATGCGCCAAAGAACATAATCTCAGAGAAGATGAACCAAGCCATCGACCAGCGATAAGAAATATCTACGTTGACACCATTCTTACCAGAGTTAGACTCGGCGATGGTATCCCCAAACCAGTTATAGAGAACAAATAAAACCCAGAGAACACCAACCGCAGTAACTGGGCCACCCCAGGCTGCATGGTTTACCCAGCCAGACATTCCAGCGCCAAAAGCAAGCAAGCCTAAAGCTGCTGAGGCTGGATGACCAGATAGTCCAGGAACAAAATAGTAAGGGGTTGAATTGGATGACATCTTATTCTCTCTATTCAATCAAAAAATAATCAATGGGACACAACTGCTTTAACTATCAAGAGGAGTATGCCCATAAAAATTATGGCACCCAAAACTCCCGCAATGACAATATGAACAAAACTTAATGACGCTACATCTTCCTGCAATCCTGATTTTTTACGCACGCCCAAAAAAGCCCAAAATACTGCGACCATGGATTGCATAAAAGTACTTTTTTTACTCATGACGCCGTTTTCGATTTAGGGGTTGTTGAGCCCGCTGGCTGCTGACCAACACCTAACTCAAAAAAGGTATATGACAAAGTAATTGTTTTCACATCAGCAGGTAGTCCTGCATCAATTACAAACATGACCGGCATCTTCTTCATTTCATGTGCCGCCAAAGTTTGCTGCTGAAAACAAAAACACTCTAATTTAGTAAAAAACTCCATCGCGCTTTTAGGCGCATAACTTGGTATCGCTTGAGCCTCTACAGGACGATTCAAGTTATTTGTCACTTCATACACAATCTCGGTCATCTCGCCTGGATGTACTTCAAGAAAGTTTTTCACAGGGCGAAAAGTAAATGGGCCACGGCTATTGGAGTCAAACTCGATAGTCACCTTACGGGAATAATCTACTTGAGTATTGCCAACCTTATTAGCGCTGTAAGCTCGAATACCATAGTCATTCTTACTAGTGACCACATTAATACCTGTCACTTCACATAAGGCCTTGTACATCGGCACTAATGCATATCCAAAACCAAACATCATTACTGAAGCAATCAATAGCTTCAGCATGATCTGACGGTTAATGGAGGCAGTTGCAGACATATTGATAGAAGGCTTTAACCCAGCACACTCCGTTTAATCACGATGCCAATGAAGAACACAATGGCAACGCTTAAAAGGATAAAACCCAATCTGCGGTTATTAGCAGATTGGGATTTGTGATTAGCTACTTTAGATTCCTGCAGCATGCAACTCTTTAGCATCAGGCGGAGTTTCAAATGTGTGGTGTGGCGCTGGGGAAGGAATAGTCCACTCCAAACCTTTTGCGCCATCCCATGGCTTCATGGATGCTTTTTCACCTTTGGCGTTATAAGCAGGCAAGACAACGAATAGCAAGAAGTAAACCTGCGACAAACCAAAACCAAGTGCACCGATCGAAGCGATCATATTGAAATCAGCAAACTGAGTTGGATAATCAGCATAGCGACGTGGCATACCTGCTAAGCCCAAGAAGTGCATTGGGAAGAAAGTGATGTTAAAGAAAATCATGGAAGTCCAGAAGTGGATCTTGCCACGAGTTTCATTGGCCATGTAGCCAGTCCACTTTGGACACCAGTAGTAGAAGCCGGCAAACATTGCAAATAATGAACCTGCTACTAATACATAGTGAAAGTGAGCAACAACGTAATAAGTATCTTGAACACCAATATCAATTGGAGCCATTGCCAGGATCAAGCCTGTGAAACCACCCATCGTAAATACGAAGATAAAGCCAACAGACCACAACATTGGAGTTTCGAAAGTCATCGAACCCTTCCACATCGTTGCAACCCAGTTAAAAATCTTCACGCCAGTTGGAACAGCGATCAACATCGTTGCGTACATGAAGAACAACTGACCTGTTACAGGCATACCAGTTGCAAACATATGGTGAGCCCAAACAATGAATGACAAGATCGCGATAGATGCAGTTGCATAAACCATTGAGCTATAGCCAAACAATGTTTTTCTGGAGAAAGCTGGAACGATTTCGCTAATGATTCCAAATGCAGGAAGAATCATGATGTACACCTCTGGGTGACCAAAGAACCAGAAAATATGCTGGAACATGATTGGGTCGCCACCGCCAACTGCTGAGAAGAATGAGGTACCGAAATGACGGTCTGTGAGGACCATGGTGATTGCGCCAGCCAATACAGGCATTACAGCAATCAACAAATACGCAGTGATCAACCAAGTCCAGCAAAACATTGGCATCTTCATCAATGTCAGGCCAGGAGCGCGCATGTTCAAAATAGTCACGATGATGTTAATCGAACCCATGATGGAAGAAGCACCCAATAAGTGGAGTGCAAAAATACCCATGTCTAAACCTGGGCCCATCTGTGATGTCAATGGAGCATACAAAGTCCAGCCGCCTGCAGGAGCACCGCCAGGGGCCAAGAATGAACCAAACAATAAGCATGCTGCTACTGGAAGAATCCAGAAACTAAAGTTGTTCATACGAGCAAAGGCCATATCCGATGCACCGATTTGCAATGGAATCATCCAGTTTGCAAAACCAACGAAGGCCGGCATGATCGCACCAAACACCATTACCAAACCGTGCATGGTAGTTAACTGGTTGAAAAACTCAGGGCGCAAGAATTGCAAGCCTGGTTGGAATAATTCCAAACGAATGCCCAATGCCATCACGCCACCAGCCATCAAACTCACGAATGAGAAGATGAGGTACATCGTACCGATGTCTTTGTGGTTGGTTGCAAATAACCAACGACGCCAACCTTGTGGCGTGTGATCATCGTGTGCGTGATCGTGGGTGTGTGCGTGATCGTGGGTGGTAGAGACTGTGCTCATGGATTACTCCGGTTTAGTTTGATCTGTATTAATAAATAAATTACTTGCCAGCGCGTGCGGAAACAATGTCTTGGGTTTGAATAATCTCGCCCGTTTTATTGCCCCAAGCATTGCGGGTGTAGGTCATGACAGCAGCAATATCGCCATCAGAAATCACACCAGCCCACTTCGGCATTGCACCCTTACCATTGATAAGAATGTCGTATTGAGCTGCTT from Polynucleobacter sp. AP-Jannik-300A-C4 encodes the following:
- a CDS encoding cytochrome c oxidase assembly protein yields the protein MSATASINRQIMLKLLIASVMMFGFGYALVPMYKALCEVTGINVVTSKNDYGIRAYSANKVGNTQVDYSRKVTIEFDSNSRGPFTFRPVKNFLEVHPGEMTEIVYEVTNNLNRPVEAQAIPSYAPKSAMEFFTKLECFCFQQQTLAAHEMKKMPVMFVIDAGLPADVKTITLSYTFFELGVGQQPAGSTTPKSKTAS
- a CDS encoding cytochrome oxidase small assembly protein, yielding MAQKVWSGLFLPQRHTTHLKLRLMLKSCMLQESKVANHKSQSANNRRLGFILLSVAIVFFIGIVIKRSVLG
- the ctaD gene encoding cytochrome c oxidase subunit I; this translates as MSTVSTTHDHAHTHDHAHDDHTPQGWRRWLFATNHKDIGTMYLIFSFVSLMAGGVMALGIRLELFQPGLQFLRPEFFNQLTTMHGLVMVFGAIMPAFVGFANWMIPLQIGASDMAFARMNNFSFWILPVAACLLFGSFLAPGGAPAGGWTLYAPLTSQMGPGLDMGIFALHLLGASSIMGSINIIVTILNMRAPGLTLMKMPMFCWTWLITAYLLIAVMPVLAGAITMVLTDRHFGTSFFSAVGGGDPIMFQHIFWFFGHPEVYIMILPAFGIISEIVPAFSRKTLFGYSSMVYATASIAILSFIVWAHHMFATGMPVTGQLFFMYATMLIAVPTGVKIFNWVATMWKGSMTFETPMLWSVGFIFVFTMGGFTGLILAMAPIDIGVQDTYYVVAHFHYVLVAGSLFAMFAGFYYWCPKWTGYMANETRGKIHFWTSMIFFNITFFPMHFLGLAGMPRRYADYPTQFADFNMIASIGALGFGLSQVYFLLFVVLPAYNAKGEKASMKPWDGAKGLEWTIPSPAPHHTFETPPDAKELHAAGI